Genomic window (Fibrobacter sp. UWR4):
GGAACGCATTCGCCCTGTTCCGTGAATACTTGGGTCATTCCCAATTTCTTTGCGAGAATACCGTTCATTGTTATTAAACCTTAATTTCGACTTCAACGCCTGCGGGCAAGTCAAGTTTCATGAGGGAATCTACAGTCTGCGGAGTAGCATCAAGGATGTCGATAAGACGCTTGTGCGTACGGGATTCGAACTGTTCACGAGAAGTCTTGTTAATATGCGGAGAGCGGAGCACCGTATACTTCTGGATCTTCGTCGGGAGAGGGATGGGGCC
Coding sequences:
- the rpsJ gene encoding 30S ribosomal protein S10, whose amino-acid sequence is MAGERIRIRLKSFDHRMIDRSAQDIVNTAKNTGARIAGPIPLPTKIQKYTVLRSPHINKTSREQFESRTHKRLIDILDATPQTVDSLMKLDLPAGVEVEIKV